The following proteins are encoded in a genomic region of Glycine max cultivar Williams 82 chromosome 18, Glycine_max_v4.0, whole genome shotgun sequence:
- the LOC100808737 gene encoding uncharacterized protein, whose protein sequence is MFSFPHNVFLPILVFPIIICCCSASLLGRSNATTIYEVLSEHGLPMGLFPQGVREFAVGEDGLFWVRLDEACNAKFENELHYERNVSGHLSYGMIDALSGLEAQDLFLWFQVMSIRVDVPSTGLIYFDVGAASKRFPLSLFETPPECVAVSSQQQDAPSHHQGQVQSGRIRHKLNQGTSGRDVL, encoded by the exons ATGTTTTCCTTCCCTCACAATGTCTTCCTACCCATCCTTGTCTTTCCAATCATTATTTGTTGCTGCTCCGCCTCCTTGTTGGGTCGGAGCAATGCGACGACAATCTACGAGGTCCTGAGCGAGCACGGGCTGCCCATGGGCCTGTTCCCCCAGGGCGTGCGGGAGTTCGCGGTGGGCGAGGACGGGCTCTTCTGGGTGCGCCTTGACGAGGCCTGCAACGCCAAGTTCGAGAACGAGCTGCATTACGAGCGCAACGTCTCCGGCCACCTCAGCTACGGCATGATCGACGCCCTCTCCGGCCTCGAGGCCCAGGATCTCTTCCTCTGGTTCCAGGTCATGAGCATCCGCGTCGACGTCCCCAGCACCGGCCTCATCTACTTCGACGTCGGCGCCGCCTCCAAGCGCTTCCCCCTCTCCCTCTTCGAAACGCCGCCCGAATGCGTCGCCGTTAGCTCCCAACAACAAGACGCCCCTTCCCACCACCAG GGTCAGGTTCAATCTGGAAGGATTCGGCATAAGCTCAATCAGGGAACCTCTGGAAGAGATGTTCTATAG